A genomic segment from Hippoglossus stenolepis isolate QCI-W04-F060 chromosome 3, HSTE1.2, whole genome shotgun sequence encodes:
- the appl1 gene encoding DCC-interacting protein 13-alpha yields MPGIEKLPIEETLEDSPQTRSLLGVFEDDTAAISNYCTQLYQAMQRIYDAQNELSAATHLTSRLLKEYDKQRFPLGGDDEVMSSTLQQFATVIDELSSCHAVLSTQLADAMMFPITQFKERDLKEILTLKEVFQISSDDHDTAINRYSRLSKKRDNDKMRAEVVEDVYTSRKKQHQTMMHYFCSLNTLQYKKKTALLEPLLGYMQAQISFFKLGSGNLTQQWEDFLGTIGTSVQNVRREMEEEVGQMQQTIQQIETSCDTLYAPCDPDPAHSPVCRNLTRKQGYLYIRNKTGLVSTSWERQYFFTQGGNLMQQGRREVAGGLVTDLDNCSVMAVDSDDRRFCFQVTSFDGKKVVTLQSEIRKDCEEWISTINNISKRIYLSENAEELAARLNQSAIEAVTPSPSFQQRHESMRPSSKGRVGRASSISSVGSEPSPALSVLSLDALVAPETPIQFDIISPVSEEMSGQSKTAAQSGRRSNPFGESGDSTSEDSEESILHQLFIVRFLGSMEVRTAESPDVISETMRQILAARAIHNIFRMTESHLLVTCDCLKLIDPQTQVTRLRFPLSSVVQCSSHQDNKRLFGFVLQPASERDDSRAVCYIFESNNDGEKICDSIGLAKQIAFHSEMDRKAVEKRKEQDKAKEKQQEELSKQRQIEKDLEEQSRLIAASSRPANPPAADGQFLVLSNSQSEDSDAGDEGKKKGESEA; encoded by the exons ATGCCCGGGATAGAGAAGCTGCCGATAGAGGAGACTCTGGAGGACAGTCCGCAG ACCCGCTCTCTGCTGGGAGTGTTCGAGGACGACACTGCAGCCATCTCCAACTACTGTACACAGCTTTATCAGGCAATGCAGAGGATTTATGATGcgcag AACGAGCTCAGTGCTGCGACACACCTGACCTCCAGGCTGCTGAAAGAGTACGACAAACAG CGTTTTCCTCTAGGGGGCGATGATGAGGTGATGAGCTCCACCCTGCAGCAGTTTGCAACAGTCATTGATGAG TTGAGTTCCTGTCACGCTGTCTTGTCCACCCAACTCGCAGACGCCATGATGTTTCCCATCACTCAGTTCAAAGAAAGAGACCTGaagg AGATCCTCACTCTGAAGGAAGTCTTCCAGATATCCAGTGATG atcatGACACAGCCATTAATCGATACAGCCGCCTGTCCAAGAAGAGGGACAATGACAAG atgCGGGCCGAGGTCGTGGAGGACGTCTACACTTCCCGCAAGAAACAGCACCAGACCATGATGCACTACTTCTGCTCACTGAACACATTACAGTACAAGAAGAAAACTGCCCTGCTGGAGCCTCTGCTGGGCTACATGCAGgcccag ATCAGTTTCTTCAAGCTGGGGTCAGGAAATCTCACCCAGCAGTGGGAAGACTTCCTGGGAACCATAGGAACCAGCGTCCAGAA tgtccgtcgggagatggaggaggaggtggggcaGATGCAGCAGACCATCCAGCAGATAGAGACATCATGTGACACGCTGTATGCGCCGTGTGACCCTGACCCCGcccactcacctgtctgtcGCAACCTGACCAGGAAACAGGGCTACCTGTACATCCGCaa taAAACAGGTCTGGTGTCTACATCCTGGGAGCGACAGTACTTCTTCACGCAGGGTGGTAACCTGATGCAGCAGGGCCGCAGAGAGGTGGCGGGCGGGCTGGTCACAGACCTGGACAACTGCTCCGTCATGGCCGTCGACAGCGACGACCGCCGCTTCTGCTTCCAGGTCACGTCCTTCGATGGCAAGAA AGTGGTGACGCTGCAGTCGGAGATCAGGAAGGACTGTGAGGAG TGGATCTCCACCATAAACAACATCTCCAAGAGGATCTACCTGAGTGAGAACGCAGAG GAGCTGGCAGCCAGACTGAACCAATCAGCTATTGAGGCTGTGACGCCATCACCGTCCTTCCAGCAGAGACACGAGAGCATGAGACCCAGCAG TAAAGGGCGCGTGGGCCGAGCAAGCAGTATCAGCTCTGTGGGGTCCGAGCCGTCGCCCGCTCTCTCTGTACTCTCATTGGACGCGCTGGTTGCCCCGGAAACACCCATccagtttgacatcatttccCCCGTCAGCGAAGAAATGTCAGGGCAGAGCAAGACGGCGGCACAGTccggcag aAGGAGTAATCCGTTCGGAGAGTCTGGAGACAGCACATCAGAAGACAGTGAAG AATCGAtcctccaccagctcttcaTCGTTCGCTTCCTGGGCTCCATGGAGGTGAGGACGGCCGAGTCCCCGGACGTCATCTCTGAGACCATGAGACAGATCCTGGCCGCCAGAGCCATCCACAACATCTTCAGGATGACGGAGTCCCACCTGCTGGTGACCTGCGACTGCCTCAA GCTTATTGATCCTCAGACACAAGTCACTCGACTCAGG ttCCCTCTGTCCAGCGTGGTTCAGTGTTCGTCCCATCAGGACAACAAGAGGCTGTTTGGTTTCGTCTTGCAGCCGGCGAGTGAGCGGGACGACAGCCGAGCCGTCTGCTACATTTTTGAGTCCAACAACGACGGAGAGAag ATCTGTGACAGTATCGGTCTGGCCAAGCAGATCGCCTTCCACTCCGAGATG GACCGAAAGGCggtggagaagaggaaggagcaggacAAGGCTAAAGAGAAACAGCAGGAGGAACTCAGcaaacagagacagatagagaag GatctggaggagcagagtcGTTTGATCGCCGCCTCGAGTCGTCCTGCCAACCCGCCTGCCGCTGACGGACAGTTTCTAGTGCTTAGCAACAGCCAGTCGGAGGACAGTGACGCTGGGGACGAGGGGAAGAAGAAGGGCGAGTCGGAGGCCTGA